Proteins encoded together in one Salarchaeum sp. JOR-1 window:
- the glmU gene encoding bifunctional sugar-1-phosphate nucleotidylyltransferase/acetyltransferase — MQAVVLAAGEGTRLRPISGTRPKPLVPVGGRPLVEHVLAASQAVVDEFVVVVGYRADDVRAQIGDEFAGVPVTYVEQAEQQGTADAVACARAAIDERFLVLNGDVIVDAELVEALAGAAGHALAAMPVENPSNYGVVSVADGELTGLVEKPTNPSSSLANLGVYAFAPSVFDVLEDVSASARGEYEVTDAIGALCERGESVTVVEHEGLWIDVGRPWEVLAATEAVLADSERDVAGTVEDRVTLEGPVVVEEGARVRDGTVIEGPVVVKAGAEVGPNAYVRGSTVIGEDCRIGNAVEVKNSVLLAGATVGHLSYVGDSVLGADVNFGAGTTVANLRHDEDTVQMHVKGERVDTGRRKLGVICGDGVRTGINTSLNAGVKLAAGTGTAPGAVVMEDKN; from the coding sequence ATGCAAGCTGTTGTGTTGGCGGCTGGTGAGGGGACGCGGTTGCGGCCGATCTCTGGGACGCGGCCGAAGCCGCTTGTGCCGGTTGGTGGGCGGCCGTTAGTCGAACATGTGTTGGCGGCGAGCCAGGCGGTGGTTGATGAGTTTGTGGTTGTGGTAGGGTATCGGGCGGACGACGTGCGAGCGCAGATCGGCGATGAGTTTGCGGGCGTGCCCGTGACGTACGTTGAACAGGCCGAGCAACAGGGGACTGCTGATGCGGTGGCGTGTGCGCGCGCGGCGATTGATGAGCGGTTCCTCGTGTTGAATGGGGATGTCATTGTTGACGCGGAACTCGTAGAGGCGCTTGCTGGCGCGGCGGGGCATGCGCTGGCGGCGATGCCAGTCGAGAACCCGTCGAATTATGGCGTGGTGTCGGTAGCAGATGGTGAACTAACGGGGTTGGTGGAGAAACCCACCAACCCATCGAGTTCGCTGGCGAATCTTGGAGTGTATGCGTTCGCCCCGAGCGTGTTCGATGTCCTCGAGGACGTGTCGGCGAGTGCGCGCGGGGAGTATGAGGTGACGGATGCGATCGGGGCGCTGTGTGAGCGGGGCGAGTCGGTAACGGTGGTCGAGCATGAGGGCCTGTGGATTGATGTGGGGCGGCCGTGGGAGGTACTTGCGGCGACCGAAGCGGTGCTTGCGGACTCTGAGCGTGACGTCGCGGGCACGGTCGAGGACCGGGTCACCCTCGAGGGCCCTGTCGTCGTTGAAGAGGGCGCGCGCGTGCGTGATGGGACGGTGATTGAGGGGCCGGTCGTCGTGAAGGCCGGCGCGGAGGTCGGGCCGAATGCGTACGTTCGGGGATCGACAGTGATTGGGGAGGACTGTCGGATTGGGAATGCGGTTGAGGTGAAAAATTCGGTGTTGCTAGCTGGAGCGACCGTGGGCCATCTCTCCTACGTTGGGGATAGCGTGTTGGGGGCCGATGTGAACTTCGGGGCGGGCACCACGGTAGCGAACCTCCGGCATGACGAGGACACCGTCCAGATGCACGTGAAGGGGGAGCGTGTTGATACGGGGCGGCGGAAACTCGGAGTGATCTGTGGCGATGGCGTGAGGACGGGGATTAATACGAGTCTGAACGCCGGGGTTAAGTTGGCGGCGGGGACAGGGACGGCACCGGGAGCGGTTGTGATGGAGGACAAAAACTGA
- a CDS encoding PKD domain-containing protein: MPKVISRERVRSLSLLIIVVSAMSVGGIAVSTTTGEAASASAITLTNIQDDDGDGNLADFTLQINADTRVCEWSYLCGNGEPYFKVTIGDYTKRTPNVDRKSGTFEISVDASKIASTAKDVTITVELYDEDLDSDGLRNTWTKTISYEPINKDLSDKEMALRGIESLAPSYTEYATTLLNKNYWLDNSADHIENAAKATVPTSSRDIGMEVLTHYAGGPASATWTTVQVGVWSGISFFEWKMGRLLELSNGYGEAGYSEFHTQLSKLAENTRKIKTADTARERRTLIENREELLRQFYKTEQRYLANLRATIRSDEGFDLDGALWDFFEVNMKDYSRLKDEFNDLEKHLITDYYWTQIYLNADQSSYANLTNAVTTPPVLSPKPDITKVSAPSTVRVGESFTITVTATNNGVDATYQSIAVSFPDATSANAISITDTDFSNANYATVFPSGTSVGHKYGLGSTVQSKYPLAEVGGPWATDQTKSLTLTVTPKESGTYTFYVKSVAKDGGWESDPAIGETATTDQQSEYVYTYTVTVTGDRDNDGLLNSEDPCPDDANCDGDGWPDDTDPTPETQNTDGVGATDGTDSETKANTDGDDTNNYADRNNDNDGWNDGVDPTPLTANTDKTWQPDGFNSETKTDTDGDGTANYADTNNDADAWPDAIDPTPVTPNTDSTWKRDGVAGETTRDTDNDGTPNYADPDNDGDSVPDGTDPQPLGTNADGDGWSDSTDPTPNTANTDTTWKQDGIGGETKQDTDGDGIANYADADNDGDGYTDSSEAANGSNPLNKTSTPAGPNTPPTAAFSYTPTNPNTTTTVTFTASAATDDTGIQSYAWDILGDSNTDQAGESITHTFSEAGEYTVTLTVTDGNGSTDTITKTILVTSPAEENTTTDPTGYTYRVPYTLNTQKLSGAMASSLFVTATDNTTIKIDRDGDGTIETTRSVTSGEATRIAKPKQGLVVTAAQPLNVRYEYRTSDFGAYEDGRFSYGIPEAGLLGTEYYVPVSPDALYIMAAEHTTVRVDKDADGVSETVRTLTTNEILRVEHPAQGTHVTATGRIQVVAQRARWSNMDYTYLVTLDAVSTAASSYTLPAEPPHNTKAATSKTGVYLIATQPNTTVQADIGRDGSIERTLSLDRGDVQKIEFTQATRVTATNPLIAVYTYHVRAQDWWGTSMREYIAAGTPGNHIEIQQGSWAGKHYDGGINAWGTYTTPPQQPVEDPPAVSAFSADFRNGTLRVTFTSRADLTNISVRLTQQNQRLETLTETDFTHKNGTYIATYTPAVGVDGNITATLRTAATEHGDAATGQQDTLRIPTTRPAISFTYTPSTPVSGETITFTATTPDTIHRIQSVQWNFDADGDIEATGRTVTNAFPAGDHQVTVQVLTATNRTVTHTRLLTVTEGTNASLRLTGTSSSVIPGGDMTITFNLTNTQSTAIGAALDVTLPPTWTVTAKTTAGGYWKNTTQELIWPSIAPQETVHPSMTVTIPESAAGTYTVHAEATPSSNLNQTIATNITIHVGGKPVISSIAGSNGRISTRETLRAVTYWKRGTTVPGTGHKIGIRTLLDVISHWKNRTPVGGQNSPTNTHD; this comes from the coding sequence AGATGACGACGGTGACGGCAACCTCGCAGACTTCACCCTCCAAATAAATGCTGACACACGCGTCTGTGAATGGTCATATCTTTGTGGAAATGGTGAGCCCTACTTCAAAGTCACAATCGGCGACTATACAAAGCGAACACCGAATGTTGACCGGAAATCAGGCACCTTCGAAATCAGCGTTGACGCTTCCAAAATCGCCTCCACGGCCAAAGACGTTACCATAACGGTTGAGCTCTACGATGAAGATCTCGACAGTGACGGTCTCCGGAACACCTGGACGAAAACCATCTCCTACGAGCCGATTAACAAGGATCTCTCGGACAAAGAAATGGCGCTTCGCGGGATTGAATCGCTTGCGCCATCCTATACAGAGTATGCGACAACGTTACTGAACAAAAACTACTGGCTTGACAACTCTGCCGACCACATCGAGAACGCAGCGAAAGCAACTGTGCCGACGTCCTCACGGGACATCGGTATGGAAGTGCTCACCCACTATGCTGGCGGTCCTGCCAGCGCCACTTGGACAACCGTTCAGGTCGGCGTCTGGAGTGGGATCAGCTTCTTCGAATGGAAAATGGGCCGGCTCCTCGAATTAAGCAACGGATACGGAGAAGCCGGGTACTCCGAATTCCACACGCAACTCAGTAAACTCGCAGAGAACACCCGAAAAATCAAAACCGCGGACACCGCCCGGGAACGCCGAACCCTCATTGAAAATCGCGAAGAACTTCTCCGGCAATTCTACAAAACTGAACAACGCTATCTCGCAAACCTTCGTGCGACCATCCGGAGTGATGAGGGCTTCGATCTTGACGGGGCCCTCTGGGATTTCTTCGAGGTCAATATGAAAGACTACAGCCGCCTGAAAGACGAGTTCAACGACCTTGAGAAACATCTTATCACAGACTACTACTGGACTCAAATCTACCTTAACGCCGACCAATCTAGTTACGCTAACCTTACGAACGCCGTCACCACGCCGCCAGTCCTCTCCCCGAAACCAGATATTACGAAAGTCTCGGCCCCGAGTACTGTTCGCGTTGGCGAATCCTTTACGATTACTGTCACCGCAACAAATAATGGGGTTGACGCGACATATCAATCAATCGCTGTCTCATTCCCTGATGCCACAAGTGCAAATGCCATCTCAATTACGGATACCGACTTCTCGAATGCCAACTACGCAACCGTCTTCCCCTCGGGAACCAGCGTTGGGCATAAATACGGACTTGGCTCTACCGTCCAATCAAAATACCCACTTGCCGAAGTTGGCGGCCCCTGGGCAACGGATCAAACAAAATCACTCACACTCACAGTAACCCCTAAAGAAAGCGGAACATACACCTTCTACGTGAAATCAGTCGCGAAAGACGGGGGCTGGGAGAGCGATCCTGCAATCGGCGAAACAGCCACGACCGACCAACAATCCGAATACGTCTATACATACACCGTCACGGTCACCGGTGATCGTGATAATGACGGCCTCCTTAACAGCGAGGATCCCTGTCCAGACGATGCCAACTGCGACGGTGATGGTTGGCCCGACGACACCGACCCAACCCCAGAAACACAGAACACCGACGGGGTCGGCGCCACGGATGGAACAGACAGTGAGACCAAAGCGAACACTGACGGCGACGACACCAACAATTACGCTGACAGAAACAACGACAACGACGGCTGGAACGACGGCGTCGATCCAACCCCACTCACGGCAAACACCGATAAGACGTGGCAACCGGACGGTTTCAACAGCGAAACGAAAACCGACACTGATGGCGATGGCACCGCGAATTACGCTGACACAAACAACGATGCCGACGCTTGGCCGGATGCGATTGACCCAACGCCGGTAACGCCAAACACGGACAGCACTTGGAAACGAGATGGCGTTGCCGGCGAAACCACCCGTGATACCGACAACGACGGCACCCCGAATTACGCTGACCCTGACAACGACGGCGATTCAGTCCCTGACGGGACGGACCCACAGCCGCTTGGAACGAACGCTGACGGTGACGGATGGAGCGATAGCACCGACCCCACTCCAAACACGGCGAACACCGATACGACCTGGAAACAGGACGGGATTGGTGGCGAGACCAAACAGGATACGGACGGCGATGGGATCGCGAACTACGCGGACGCGGACAACGATGGCGATGGGTATACGGACAGCAGTGAAGCCGCGAACGGATCGAACCCACTAAATAAAACTTCCACGCCAGCCGGGCCAAATACCCCACCAACCGCAGCGTTCTCCTACACACCCACCAACCCGAACACCACCACAACAGTCACGTTCACTGCCAGCGCGGCGACAGACGACACCGGCATTCAATCCTACGCATGGGATATTCTCGGGGATAGCAATACCGACCAAGCTGGCGAATCAATTACCCATACGTTCTCGGAGGCTGGCGAGTATACCGTCACCCTTACTGTAACAGATGGCAACGGATCCACGGACACGATCACCAAAACGATTCTCGTTACTAGTCCCGCCGAGGAGAACACCACGACGGATCCCACCGGCTACACCTACCGGGTGCCGTATACGCTGAACACCCAGAAGCTGTCGGGAGCGATGGCGTCATCGCTCTTTGTTACGGCCACCGACAACACAACGATCAAGATCGACCGCGATGGTGACGGCACAATCGAGACCACGCGCTCCGTTACGAGCGGCGAAGCAACGCGGATTGCAAAACCCAAGCAGGGATTGGTTGTCACAGCTGCTCAGCCACTGAACGTTCGCTACGAGTATCGGACGTCTGACTTCGGTGCCTACGAAGATGGGCGGTTCTCGTATGGTATTCCTGAAGCAGGACTGCTGGGTACGGAGTACTATGTCCCCGTTTCGCCAGATGCACTCTACATCATGGCCGCAGAACACACGACGGTGCGTGTAGACAAAGATGCAGATGGCGTGTCCGAGACCGTGCGGACACTCACCACAAACGAGATTCTGCGAGTCGAACACCCGGCTCAAGGCACCCATGTGACTGCGACGGGCCGTATTCAGGTGGTCGCCCAGCGAGCCCGCTGGTCGAACATGGATTACACGTACCTTGTTACCCTTGATGCAGTCTCGACGGCTGCCTCGTCGTATACGCTCCCTGCTGAACCGCCGCATAACACGAAAGCCGCAACGAGTAAAACTGGCGTCTATCTCATCGCCACGCAACCCAACACGACCGTCCAGGCAGACATTGGTCGGGACGGCAGCATTGAGCGGACTCTCTCACTGGATCGGGGCGATGTGCAGAAAATTGAGTTCACACAGGCGACTCGCGTCACTGCGACCAACCCGCTTATCGCCGTCTACACCTATCACGTGCGTGCCCAAGACTGGTGGGGGACGAGTATGCGAGAGTATATTGCAGCTGGAACGCCCGGCAACCACATCGAAATTCAGCAGGGCTCGTGGGCTGGGAAACACTACGATGGCGGAATCAATGCATGGGGGACGTACACTACTCCCCCGCAACAGCCTGTGGAAGATCCGCCCGCAGTTTCAGCATTCTCCGCTGACTTCAGGAATGGCACCCTCCGTGTTACCTTCACTTCCCGGGCTGATCTGACCAACATCTCGGTGCGCCTCACACAGCAAAATCAGCGCCTCGAGACACTGACTGAGACGGACTTCACACACAAAAACGGGACGTATATCGCGACGTACACACCCGCTGTCGGAGTTGATGGGAACATTACTGCAACGCTGCGGACAGCAGCCACCGAACACGGCGACGCCGCGACAGGCCAACAAGACACCCTCCGTATTCCCACGACACGACCGGCGATCTCATTCACGTATACGCCATCGACACCAGTAAGCGGTGAGACGATTACGTTCACCGCTACAACGCCCGATACAATTCATCGGATTCAGAGCGTCCAGTGGAACTTCGATGCAGATGGCGACATTGAAGCGACGGGGCGGACCGTTACCAACGCATTCCCAGCGGGCGACCATCAAGTAACCGTACAGGTCCTGACGGCAACCAACCGTACAGTCACCCACACGAGGCTCCTCACAGTCACAGAGGGGACGAACGCCAGTCTCCGCCTCACCGGTACCAGTAGTTCTGTGATTCCCGGTGGAGACATGACCATCACGTTCAATCTTACCAACACGCAGTCAACGGCAATTGGCGCTGCACTGGATGTCACGCTCCCGCCGACTTGGACTGTTACTGCGAAAACAACGGCCGGCGGATACTGGAAAAACACAACACAAGAACTCATCTGGCCGTCGATTGCACCACAGGAAACAGTCCACCCATCGATGACAGTTACTATCCCCGAATCCGCCGCCGGCACCTATACAGTGCACGCTGAAGCCACACCGTCATCGAACCTTAACCAAACGATCGCGACAAACATCACGATTCACGTCGGGGGCAAACCAGTGATCAGTTCCATTGCCGGTTCAAACGGACGGATATCAACGAGAGAAACGTTACGAGCTGTCACTTACTGGAAACGAGGCACGACAGTTCCCGGCACTGGACACAAAATCGGTATCCGAACCCTCCTTGACGTGATCTCCCACTGGAAAAACCGCACCCCGGTCGGAGGACAGAACTCCCCGACGAACACCCACGACTAA